The following coding sequences are from one Thermodesulfobacteriota bacterium window:
- a CDS encoding bifunctional enoyl-CoA hydratase/phosphate acetyltransferase: MTEGTITNKTFDEIKIGDTASITKTLGRDDVEKFAALSGDMDPCYLDEGFAGKHNSGKLIAPSMWCGLLASALLGSELPGPGTQYVSQSLDFIKRIASGDTITLTMKVASKEDETGKVDFDCVCVNGEGETVMTGTAAVIAPREKISVERTEGPEIIVKTFNKYENFVQKCSVLESPLTAVAHPCDESSLTAAVEAWKEDLIVPVLVGPVERIIKIAKEHGLDISGLRVVDAPHSHASAAEAMRLVREGECEALMKGSLHTDELIAEVVKSDTGLRTERRISHAFVMDVPTYPKTLIISDAAINIYPDLDEKADICRNAIELAQMMGVPEPKVAILSAVETVTSKIQSTVDAAALCKMADRGQIEGGILDGPLAFDNAISRQAADIKGIKSEVAGDADIMIVPDLEAGNMLAKQLTYMARAESAGVVLGARVPIVLTSRSDSLRSKLASCAIVALMVHARKPIKA, translated from the coding sequence ATGACGGAAGGCACGATCACCAACAAGACTTTCGACGAGATAAAAATAGGCGATACGGCGAGCATAACGAAGACGCTCGGCAGGGACGACGTCGAGAAGTTCGCCGCTCTTTCGGGCGACATGGACCCCTGCTACCTGGACGAGGGCTTTGCGGGGAAGCATAACTCCGGGAAGCTAATAGCGCCGAGCATGTGGTGCGGGCTCCTGGCGTCAGCCCTTTTGGGCTCGGAGCTCCCCGGCCCGGGGACGCAGTACGTTTCGCAGAGCCTCGATTTCATAAAGCGCATAGCGTCGGGGGATACGATTACGCTCACGATGAAGGTGGCCTCGAAGGAGGACGAGACGGGGAAGGTCGATTTCGACTGCGTGTGCGTGAACGGCGAGGGCGAGACCGTGATGACGGGGACGGCGGCCGTTATCGCGCCGCGCGAGAAGATATCCGTCGAGCGGACGGAAGGGCCGGAGATAATAGTCAAGACGTTCAACAAGTACGAGAATTTCGTCCAGAAGTGCAGCGTGCTCGAGTCGCCGCTTACGGCCGTCGCGCACCCCTGCGACGAGTCGTCGCTGACGGCGGCCGTAGAGGCCTGGAAGGAGGACCTGATCGTCCCCGTCCTCGTGGGGCCGGTGGAAAGGATAATCAAGATCGCCAAGGAGCACGGGCTGGACATATCGGGTCTAAGGGTCGTCGACGCGCCGCACAGCCACGCCTCGGCGGCCGAGGCGATGAGGCTCGTGAGGGAGGGGGAGTGCGAGGCGCTCATGAAGGGAAGCCTTCACACGGACGAACTTATCGCGGAAGTGGTGAAGTCGGACACCGGGCTCAGGACGGAGAGGCGCATAAGCCACGCCTTCGTCATGGACGTCCCGACATACCCGAAGACGCTTATAATCTCGGACGCGGCGATAAACATCTATCCCGACCTCGACGAGAAGGCCGACATCTGCCGGAACGCGATAGAGCTCGCGCAGATGATGGGAGTGCCCGAGCCGAAGGTCGCCATACTCTCGGCGGTCGAGACGGTGACGTCGAAGATACAGTCGACCGTAGACGCTGCCGCGCTTTGCAAGATGGCGGACAGGGGGCAAATAGAGGGCGGCATTCTCGACGGGCCGCTCGCCTTCGACAACGCGATAAGCAGGCAGGCCGCGGACATAAAGGGGATAAAATCGGAGGTCGCGGGGGACGCAGACATAATGATAGTCCCCGACCTCGAAGCCGGGAACATGCTCGCAAAGCAGCTCACGTACATGGCGAGGGCCGAGAGCGCGGGCGTCGTGCTCGGGGCGCGCGTGCCGATAGTGCTCACCAGC
- a CDS encoding DUF433 domain-containing protein, with product MAKVRKGLNFISSQFGSSHPLADKEFETDGIDLFLREAAVVYNQEGQIILADVIKQYLKRIERDIHGLPIKLYPFSGRGEPDEPRFISIDPRISFGRPMLARKGIPIEIVIERYGAGESIDELTNDYECSQEEIEEALRYRIWKEAA from the coding sequence ATGGCGAAAGTCAGGAAAGGTCTGAATTTCATTTCCTCGCAATTTGGTTCCAGTCATCCTCTGGCCGACAAGGAGTTCGAAACCGACGGAATAGATTTATTTTTGCGCGAGGCGGCCGTGGTATATAACCAGGAAGGCCAGATTATCCTAGCCGACGTGATCAAACAATACTTGAAAAGGATCGAGCGCGACATTCACGGTCTTCCTATAAAGCTTTACCCATTTTCGGGAAGGGGGGAACCCGACGAGCCGAGGTTCATCTCGATCGATCCCAGAATTTCTTTCGGCAGGCCGATGCTGGCTCGAAAAGGTATCCCCATAGAAATCGTCATCGAGCGGTACGGAGCAGGCGAATCGATCGATGAGTTAACAAATGATTATGAATGCAGCCAGGAAGAAATCGAGGAAGCGCTCAGATACCGGATATGGAAAGAGGCCGCCTGA
- a CDS encoding nodulation protein NodZ — protein sequence MLTRGRFIISRRNSGFGDNLLAAANAWRYARAAGRSLVILWTDSRYLGDPGENAFPRFFAVPENIGGVRVIVPDRVDALSRLLLRAMFAISPRPDARLFRARMLSALGMDGDGTALKRESERREAEIDAIVKDLSGVKSRVLVTQGCYGPGDELKPFFDAIRLAPRLAGIADDFAEKNFAGRKVTGAHVRYYGPHLPRSAHTPYWSEWAPGIKACIDGINKARGMAGGGEGVVFLSTDSRPIEELLTHSIGGVVTYPKPFGSDFGGELHDELPAETAEASAVEMFLLAKSDVLFRYPPGSWFSHYASLYAGRVLTVLPPARDR from the coding sequence TTGTTGACTAGAGGACGCTTTATCATCTCCCGGAGGAACTCGGGGTTCGGCGACAATCTCCTCGCCGCGGCGAACGCCTGGCGTTACGCCCGTGCGGCGGGGAGGAGCCTCGTCATACTATGGACTGATTCGCGTTATCTCGGCGACCCCGGAGAGAACGCCTTTCCGAGATTCTTCGCGGTCCCCGAGAACATCGGCGGGGTCAGGGTTATAGTCCCCGACCGCGTGGACGCTCTTTCGAGGCTTTTGCTGAGGGCGATGTTCGCCATCTCGCCCCGTCCCGACGCCCGGCTCTTCAGGGCGCGCATGCTCTCGGCGCTCGGAATGGACGGGGACGGCACGGCGCTCAAGCGGGAAAGCGAGAGGAGGGAGGCCGAGATAGACGCTATAGTGAAGGACCTCTCGGGCGTGAAATCGCGCGTGCTCGTCACGCAGGGCTGCTACGGGCCCGGGGACGAGCTGAAGCCCTTTTTCGACGCCATTCGTCTCGCGCCCCGTCTCGCCGGGATCGCCGACGATTTCGCAGAGAAGAATTTCGCCGGGAGGAAGGTTACGGGGGCTCACGTGAGATATTACGGCCCGCACCTCCCCCGGTCGGCCCACACGCCCTACTGGAGCGAGTGGGCGCCCGGGATCAAGGCGTGCATAGACGGGATAAATAAAGCGCGGGGGATGGCGGGCGGCGGGGAGGGGGTCGTATTCCTTTCGACGGATTCCCGGCCCATCGAGGAGCTCCTGACGCACTCTATAGGGGGCGTCGTTACGTATCCAAAGCCCTTCGGGAGCGACTTCGGCGGCGAGCTCCACGACGAGCTGCCCGCCGAGACGGCGGAGGCGAGCGCGGTGGAGATGTTCCTCCTCGCGAAGAGCGACGTTCTGTTCAGGTACCCGCCCGGATCGTGGTTTTCACACTACGCGAGTCTTTACGCCGGGAGGGTTCTTACCGTCCTCCCGCCCGCGCGGGACAGGTAG
- a CDS encoding porin produces the protein MINRFNRYVGALALLLVLASPASSSAQSTKQQIEDLKQQIEILQQQNQQQIDALKQQIEQLQAERAADREKVSEVAESQKKDDEAWYNKFLAKYDKGLIFESDDGNYKLRFRINAQAQLSVNDTDEELTSTNFRVRRLQFRFDGNAFRPWFLYYVMFDASSGTILRDAYLTFAYRKEIAPRVGQWKVPFYREELTSSTSLQLVERSIVNEQFTLERDRGFSVQGGLGANNNFSYALGVFNGDGLNGTSVDSNLLYAGRIQLGIGGDDAKFNPNGQFATARAYEAVPNFARSPTFVIGAAASTLPGLNCDRKTPNGLVCQRVAELGFPQSDFTTLTGDINFKVPFFSVEGEYVGRWLSPDTDSQDTAYDQGFNVQSGVFLLPKTVELAGRFSYIDYDTSSGVVPPGVSVSNTSWAVTPGLNYYLSRDHRWKIQADYSFIRNTFTEGAPDIDENIFRAQLQAYF, from the coding sequence ATGATAAACAGGTTTAACAGGTACGTCGGGGCGCTCGCCTTGCTGCTGGTGCTGGCGTCGCCGGCGAGCTCGAGCGCCCAGTCGACGAAGCAGCAGATCGAGGACCTAAAGCAGCAGATAGAGATACTGCAGCAGCAAAACCAGCAGCAGATAGATGCGCTCAAGCAGCAGATAGAGCAGCTACAGGCCGAAAGGGCGGCGGACCGGGAGAAGGTGTCCGAAGTCGCCGAGTCGCAAAAGAAGGACGACGAAGCGTGGTATAACAAGTTTCTCGCCAAGTACGACAAGGGCCTTATATTCGAGAGCGACGACGGAAACTACAAGCTGAGGTTCAGGATAAACGCTCAGGCGCAGCTATCGGTCAACGATACGGACGAGGAGCTTACGTCGACGAACTTCCGGGTGAGGAGGCTTCAGTTCAGGTTCGACGGCAACGCGTTCAGGCCGTGGTTCCTTTATTACGTCATGTTCGACGCGTCGAGCGGCACGATTCTGAGGGACGCTTACTTGACGTTCGCTTACCGGAAGGAAATCGCGCCGAGGGTGGGGCAGTGGAAGGTCCCGTTCTACAGGGAGGAGCTCACGTCTTCCACCTCGCTCCAGCTCGTCGAGAGGTCCATAGTGAACGAGCAGTTCACGCTCGAAAGGGACCGCGGATTCTCGGTCCAGGGCGGGCTCGGGGCGAACAACAACTTCTCGTACGCGCTGGGCGTATTCAACGGCGACGGGCTTAACGGCACGAGCGTCGATTCGAACCTCCTTTACGCGGGGAGGATTCAGCTCGGAATCGGCGGGGACGACGCCAAGTTCAACCCCAACGGCCAGTTCGCCACGGCGAGGGCATACGAGGCCGTGCCGAACTTCGCCAGGAGCCCGACGTTCGTAATCGGCGCGGCGGCATCGACGCTGCCCGGGCTCAATTGCGACAGGAAAACGCCGAACGGGCTCGTTTGCCAGAGGGTGGCCGAGCTCGGATTCCCGCAGTCGGACTTCACGACACTGACGGGCGACATAAACTTCAAGGTTCCGTTCTTCAGCGTGGAGGGCGAATACGTCGGCAGGTGGCTGTCCCCGGATACCGATTCGCAGGATACCGCCTACGACCAGGGCTTTAACGTTCAGAGCGGCGTGTTCCTACTGCCCAAGACCGTCGAGCTCGCGGGAAGGTTTTCGTACATAGATTACGATACGTCCTCGGGCGTCGTGCCGCCCGGGGTAAGCGTCTCGAATACGAGCTGGGCCGTAACCCCGGGCCTCAACTACTACCTGTCGAGGGACCACAGGTGGAAGATCCAGGCCGATTATTCGTTCATAAGAAATACGTTTACGGAGGGCGCTCCGGACATTGACGAGAACATATTCCGGGCCCAGCTCCAGGCGTATTTTTAA
- a CDS encoding ATP-binding cassette domain-containing protein: protein MKTVNPPKKLDSLKPEKVIDLRQAICPHPLNVIRDTLRDLRENDVLLAVSDHEPTALENAPRFCERRGYPFRTVEQEGVWNIFIQKVEDRDARLKVENVSKTFNSGDGKVSVLNDIDLTIRDGEFVTVVGSSGCGKSTLLNLIAGLDKPTSGQIFANGKRVEGPGSDRVVVFQEGALFPWLTVRENVEFGLKLRRVAPKIRKEMAQDYLKLVGLAENFHGSYVHQLSGGMKQRVALARALVMEPAILLMDEPFAALDIQTRESLQDELQRIWVESRKTIIFVTHNVEEAVILGDRVLVFAKNPGRIKSEHEIDIERPRQPGHPEVFLYTKWITDEIRENGEAVDEVQEAAV from the coding sequence ATGAAAACCGTGAATCCCCCGAAAAAGCTGGACTCGCTTAAGCCGGAGAAGGTTATCGATCTCAGGCAGGCGATATGCCCGCATCCGCTTAACGTGATAAGGGATACGCTGAGGGATCTCCGAGAGAACGACGTCTTGCTGGCGGTGTCGGACCACGAGCCCACGGCGCTCGAAAACGCGCCGCGATTTTGCGAGAGAAGGGGCTATCCTTTCCGCACCGTAGAGCAGGAAGGCGTCTGGAATATTTTCATCCAGAAGGTCGAGGACAGGGATGCCAGGCTCAAGGTCGAAAACGTTTCCAAGACCTTCAACTCCGGGGACGGCAAGGTATCGGTCCTCAACGACATCGACCTGACTATCCGGGACGGGGAGTTCGTGACCGTAGTCGGCTCGTCGGGATGCGGAAAGTCGACGCTGCTTAATCTTATCGCCGGGCTCGACAAGCCGACGAGCGGGCAGATATTCGCCAACGGGAAGCGGGTCGAAGGGCCGGGGTCGGACAGGGTCGTGGTCTTTCAGGAAGGGGCGCTTTTCCCGTGGCTTACAGTGAGGGAGAACGTTGAGTTCGGGCTCAAGCTGAGGAGGGTCGCGCCCAAGATACGAAAGGAAATGGCCCAGGATTACCTGAAGCTCGTCGGGCTTGCCGAGAACTTCCACGGCTCATACGTTCACCAGCTTTCGGGGGGCATGAAGCAGAGGGTAGCCCTCGCACGGGCGCTCGTTATGGAGCCCGCGATACTCCTCATGGACGAGCCGTTCGCCGCGCTCGACATACAGACGAGGGAGTCGCTCCAGGACGAGCTCCAGAGGATATGGGTCGAGTCGCGGAAGACGATTATATTCGTCACGCATAACGTCGAGGAGGCCGTCATACTCGGCGACAGGGTGCTGGTATTCGCGAAGAACCCCGGCAGGATTAAATCGGAGCACGAGATAGATATCGAAAGACCCAGGCAGCCGGGTCATCCCGAGGTGTTTCTTTATACGAAGTGGATAACGGACGAGATAAGGGAGAACGGCGAAGCTGTCGATGAAGTACAGGAGGCCGCCGTCTGA
- a CDS encoding nitronate monooxygenase codes for MAERFWPEDARKFCKGLGITHPIIQAPMAGGLVPPELVAAVSNAGGLGSYPGGYVTPDALDSGIKKIKELAERPFSVNLFIPEESPPAAAPSPRVAKKLSEMAAEVGAPGPGSSAKDSYTFEDQLAVVVDNDVPVFSFTFGMPDASQIKMLRSRGVAVIGTATSVAEARRLEEAGCSAVVAQGIEAGGHRGTFPDTPHLPMTGTMALVPQIADAVNIPVVASGGIMDGRGIVAALALGASAVQMGTAFLGAAEASVPEAWLRAIDESDDTSTVLTRVYTGKYARGIRNRFFEDMASLEAEVPHFSVYQSLTVPIRAAAKAKGDARFMSLWAGQAAPMSRRLTAAELVEVLAQESRGVLEGMGR; via the coding sequence ATGGCTGAAAGATTCTGGCCGGAAGACGCGCGGAAATTTTGTAAAGGACTGGGTATAACGCACCCGATAATCCAGGCCCCCATGGCGGGCGGGCTCGTTCCGCCGGAGCTGGTGGCAGCCGTGTCGAACGCCGGCGGGCTCGGATCGTATCCCGGCGGGTACGTCACCCCCGACGCGCTCGATTCCGGAATCAAGAAAATAAAGGAGCTTGCGGAGAGGCCTTTCTCGGTGAACCTGTTCATACCGGAGGAGTCTCCCCCGGCCGCCGCGCCTTCGCCGAGGGTGGCAAAAAAGCTGTCGGAGATGGCGGCCGAGGTCGGCGCCCCCGGGCCGGGATCATCTGCGAAAGACAGCTATACATTCGAGGACCAGCTCGCGGTCGTTGTCGACAACGACGTCCCGGTTTTCAGCTTCACGTTCGGGATGCCCGACGCTTCGCAGATAAAGATGCTGCGGAGTAGAGGCGTCGCCGTCATTGGCACTGCGACTTCCGTCGCCGAGGCCCGGAGGCTCGAAGAGGCCGGCTGCTCGGCCGTGGTCGCGCAGGGTATAGAGGCCGGGGGACACAGGGGGACATTCCCCGATACGCCGCACCTGCCGATGACCGGCACCATGGCGCTCGTGCCGCAGATCGCGGACGCCGTGAATATCCCCGTCGTCGCGTCGGGCGGGATAATGGACGGCCGGGGGATAGTGGCGGCGCTTGCGCTCGGAGCGTCGGCCGTGCAGATGGGGACGGCCTTTCTCGGCGCGGCGGAGGCTTCCGTTCCGGAGGCGTGGCTGCGCGCCATAGATGAATCGGACGATACGAGCACCGTCCTCACGAGGGTATACACGGGCAAATACGCGCGCGGTATAAGGAACCGCTTCTTCGAGGATATGGCGAGCCTCGAGGCGGAAGTCCCGCATTTTAGTGTTTACCAGTCCCTCACCGTGCCTATCAGGGCCGCCGCCAAGGCAAAGGGGGACGCGAGGTTTATGTCGTTATGGGCGGGACAGGCGGCCCCGATGTCGAGGAGGCTCACGGCGGCGGAGCTGGTGGAGGTTCTCGCCCAAGAGAGCAGGGGGGTGCTGGAGGGGATGGGGAGGTGA
- a CDS encoding ABC transporter substrate-binding protein has product MNLKLLLIAVLVSGIAGAVPGYGAEGKKVTIRAGHFPNVTHAQGVIGQARGDFEKAYGDDADVDWKIFTAGPTAVEALFAGELDIAYIGPNPAINGYVKSYGEALRVVSGAASGGAAFVVRKDSGIKTDKDLDGKKLATPAIGGTQDVALRTWLAEKGYKLKQKGGTVDLAPLANPDQLTLFIKKDLDGAWTVEPWVSRLIVEGGGEIFVDEKDLWPNGEYVTTHIMVSTEFLKKHPDLVKTWLETNLDITNWINENPEEAKKVLNEEIKRETGKALPDDILNAGFPRIEFTYDPVTSSLYEVAADAYDLGFLGRKKPDLADIYDLTILNGILKERGLEEITVGSPKTAVN; this is encoded by the coding sequence ATGAATCTGAAGTTGTTATTGATTGCGGTGCTGGTTTCAGGCATCGCGGGCGCCGTTCCGGGCTACGGCGCCGAGGGTAAGAAGGTAACAATTAGAGCCGGGCATTTCCCCAACGTTACGCACGCGCAGGGCGTTATAGGGCAGGCCAGAGGGGATTTCGAGAAGGCCTACGGGGACGATGCCGATGTAGACTGGAAGATATTCACCGCGGGGCCCACGGCCGTGGAGGCACTGTTCGCGGGGGAGCTGGACATAGCCTACATCGGCCCGAATCCCGCCATAAACGGATATGTCAAATCGTACGGAGAGGCGCTCCGCGTAGTATCGGGTGCGGCCAGCGGAGGCGCGGCTTTCGTCGTCAGGAAGGACTCGGGCATCAAGACGGACAAGGACCTCGACGGCAAGAAGCTGGCGACCCCCGCAATAGGCGGCACGCAGGACGTCGCGCTCAGGACGTGGCTGGCGGAAAAAGGCTATAAATTAAAACAGAAGGGCGGGACAGTCGATCTTGCGCCGCTCGCGAATCCCGACCAGCTTACTCTCTTCATCAAGAAGGACCTCGACGGGGCCTGGACCGTGGAGCCGTGGGTATCGAGACTTATAGTCGAGGGCGGGGGCGAAATATTCGTCGACGAGAAGGACCTTTGGCCGAACGGGGAGTACGTGACGACCCATATTATGGTGAGCACGGAGTTTCTGAAGAAGCATCCGGACCTCGTAAAGACCTGGCTCGAAACGAACCTCGACATAACGAACTGGATTAACGAGAATCCCGAAGAGGCGAAGAAGGTTTTGAACGAGGAGATAAAGAGGGAGACTGGAAAGGCGCTCCCCGATGACATTCTCAACGCCGGATTCCCGAGGATCGAGTTTACGTACGACCCCGTTACGAGCTCTTTGTACGAGGTTGCGGCGGATGCGTACGATCTGGGGTTCCTCGGTAGGAAGAAACCCGACCTTGCGGATATCTACGATCTTACGATTCTGAACGGCATTTTAAAGGAGAGGGGGCTCGAGGAGATTACGGTCGGCTCCCCAAAAACCGCTGTGAACTGA
- a CDS encoding ABC transporter permease, with product MKRKIILLTVFYLLLIGIWQGVAALKIWPPYLFPSPSGVFDSLLAGFQDNSFTIGILASMKRVLIGYFISVAGGLLIGLAIGRVKVLDETVGTIVLGFQALPSICWLPIALLWFGLSESAIILVVVLGSLFAVTIGVDAGVKNVPPIYLRAARTMGAHGIDLYMKVIIPAALPSIISGLKQGWSFAWRALMAGELLYVSIGLGRLLTMGRELNDISQIIAVMIIIIVIGITVDRLVFTKLENRVRERWGLLNA from the coding sequence ATGAAGCGCAAGATTATTCTCCTTACCGTATTTTATCTTCTTCTTATAGGGATATGGCAGGGGGTCGCGGCCCTCAAGATTTGGCCGCCGTATCTCTTTCCGTCACCGTCGGGTGTTTTCGATTCGCTCCTCGCCGGCTTCCAGGACAACAGCTTTACCATCGGCATACTCGCGAGCATGAAGAGGGTGCTCATCGGTTATTTCATATCGGTGGCAGGCGGGCTTCTTATCGGCCTCGCCATCGGGAGGGTCAAGGTCCTGGACGAGACGGTCGGCACCATAGTGCTCGGCTTTCAGGCGCTGCCGAGCATATGCTGGCTGCCGATTGCACTGCTCTGGTTCGGGCTCAGCGAGAGCGCGATCATACTCGTCGTCGTCCTCGGCTCGCTCTTCGCCGTGACTATAGGCGTCGATGCGGGCGTCAAGAACGTGCCGCCCATATACCTCAGGGCTGCGCGCACCATGGGCGCGCACGGGATCGACCTTTACATGAAGGTTATCATCCCGGCGGCGCTGCCGTCTATAATAAGCGGGCTCAAGCAGGGATGGTCGTTCGCGTGGCGCGCTCTCATGGCCGGGGAGCTCTTGTACGTGAGCATAGGGCTCGGACGCCTGCTTACCATGGGGCGCGAGCTCAACGACATAAGCCAGATTATCGCCGTCATGATAATCATCATAGTGATCGGCATCACGGTGGACAGGCTCGTATTCACGAAACTGGAGAACCGCGTCAGGGAAAGATGGGGGCTCTTGAATGCGTAG